The proteins below come from a single Lentimicrobiaceae bacterium genomic window:
- a CDS encoding ketoacyl-ACP synthase III produces the protein MLAVKILGTGLYVPGEKISNAELKQITGLEFKSDKLEEKLGVFSRHMAHLRGIAETTADFATKAAQNAISDAGLSGDDIGLFIVGTDTPEYISPATAILVQGRIQKQETWASAFDISASCASFTIALDNAVRIMATDPAINYAVVTGVYNMPAYLRPDDAFGYSLFADGAGAVVLARTDNEKQGYIGSQLLTDGTQFDFIGVYAGGTKMPVTRDVLDNNQQGLLSLQPMPGDRNVRLWPMVVRKLLDKYKLSVSEIDHFIFTQINHSVINDVMNVLGVSMSKTTTVMDKYGYTGSGCVPMAFHHAVKEGRIKRGDRVLFMASGAGLAVGSNLFIY, from the coding sequence ATGCTTGCTGTTAAAATATTAGGGACTGGATTATATGTCCCGGGTGAAAAAATTTCAAACGCAGAATTAAAGCAAATAACCGGACTTGAGTTTAAATCAGATAAACTCGAAGAAAAGCTTGGTGTTTTTAGCCGACATATGGCTCATTTGCGTGGAATAGCAGAAACAACGGCTGATTTTGCTACAAAGGCTGCTCAAAACGCCATCTCAGATGCTGGTTTATCAGGCGATGACATCGGGCTTTTTATTGTGGGTACTGATACCCCTGAGTACATCTCTCCGGCTACCGCTATTCTGGTACAAGGTCGAATACAAAAACAAGAAACTTGGGCCTCAGCTTTCGATATTTCAGCTTCGTGTGCAAGCTTTACCATTGCGCTTGATAATGCTGTAAGGATAATGGCTACTGACCCCGCTATCAATTACGCAGTGGTTACCGGGGTTTACAATATGCCAGCCTATCTGAGACCTGACGATGCTTTTGGCTATTCTTTATTTGCCGATGGAGCAGGTGCAGTGGTTTTAGCAAGAACCGATAATGAAAAACAGGGCTATATCGGCAGTCAGCTTTTAACTGACGGAACCCAATTTGACTTTATAGGTGTTTATGCGGGAGGAACTAAAATGCCCGTTACACGGGATGTTCTCGATAATAACCAGCAAGGGCTCCTTAGTCTGCAGCCCATGCCTGGCGATAGAAATGTGAGACTTTGGCCAATGGTGGTGAGAAAACTACTCGACAAATACAAATTATCAGTTTCTGAAATTGATCATTTCATCTTTACCCAAATTAACCATTCGGTAATCAACGATGTAATGAACGTGTTGGGCGTATCCATGTCAAAAACAACCACTGTGATGGATAAATATGGCTACACCGGCTCAGGCTGTGTACCAATGGCTTTTCATCATGCCGTTAAAGAAGGCAGGATCAAACGGGGCGATCGCGTGT
- a CDS encoding acetyl-CoA hydrolase/transferase family protein produces the protein MKTNEKIYKEKLISIEQAISFIKSDTDIIVAQCASEPQGCMSKFHLARERGVTDVKVFSVLTLKPYDFYMKPEMKGHFELCSWFHAPGSRQALKAKTGTVTYVPNMLHRSATDRLKVRKPHMFFGTCTPPDERGYVSLSLGITYEKDIIEAAEITVLEVNDQLPRTLGDTHIHVSEISYFVEFSQTPPTLPAPQPDNVALSIGRHIADLVEDGSTIQLGIGEIPNAAALSLNTKKDLGVHTEMMVDSMMELYEAGVITNKKKAVHKDKFICTFAMGSEKLYKWLDNNPSVEFLRGKYVNDPCAMKQNSRMVSINTCIMVDFTGQVSSESIGIEQYSGTGGQTDTAVGAIEGTDGLGKSIIACRSTARGGTISTIVPVLPEGSAVTLHRSHTDYVVTEWGSVRLTGRTVRERTKLLISIAHPDFRESLTAQAEKLGFI, from the coding sequence ATGAAAACGAACGAGAAAATATACAAGGAAAAGCTTATCAGCATTGAACAAGCAATAAGTTTTATCAAAAGTGACACAGATATTATTGTAGCTCAGTGTGCATCAGAGCCACAAGGCTGTATGTCAAAATTTCATCTGGCCAGGGAGCGTGGTGTGACTGATGTAAAGGTATTTTCGGTGCTTACATTGAAACCGTATGATTTTTATATGAAACCTGAAATGAAAGGGCATTTTGAACTTTGCAGTTGGTTTCATGCCCCGGGTTCACGGCAGGCGCTCAAAGCTAAAACAGGCACAGTTACCTATGTGCCCAATATGCTTCACCGGTCAGCAACTGATCGGCTGAAAGTGCGCAAACCTCATATGTTTTTCGGCACCTGTACACCTCCCGATGAGCGGGGCTACGTGTCACTGTCATTGGGAATTACCTATGAAAAGGATATTATTGAGGCCGCTGAAATAACTGTACTTGAGGTCAATGATCAACTTCCCCGCACGCTCGGTGATACCCATATTCATGTCAGTGAAATTAGCTACTTTGTTGAGTTCTCGCAAACACCTCCAACTTTGCCCGCTCCACAGCCCGATAATGTTGCCTTAAGCATTGGCAGGCACATTGCTGATTTAGTTGAAGATGGTTCCACAATTCAGCTGGGGATTGGAGAAATACCCAACGCTGCGGCCTTATCGCTAAACACAAAAAAAGACCTGGGCGTCCACACTGAAATGATGGTTGATAGCATGATGGAGTTATATGAAGCCGGTGTTATTACCAACAAGAAAAAGGCTGTTCATAAAGATAAGTTTATCTGCACATTTGCTATGGGAAGTGAAAAACTTTATAAATGGCTTGATAATAACCCCAGTGTTGAGTTTCTGAGGGGGAAATATGTAAATGACCCGTGTGCTATGAAACAAAACAGCCGCATGGTTTCAATCAATACGTGTATTATGGTTGACTTCACAGGGCAGGTTTCCAGCGAATCTATTGGCATAGAACAATATTCGGGCACCGGCGGACAAACCGATACTGCTGTGGGCGCTATTGAAGGTACTGATGGGCTGGGAAAATCCATTATTGCCTGTCGTTCAACCGCACGAGGCGGTACCATTTCTACCATTGTTCCTGTATTGCCCGAAGGAAGCGCTGTAACCCTGCATAGAAGTCATACTGATTATGTTGTAACAGAGTGGGGGAGTGTAAGACTAACAGGACGTACAGTTAGGGAACGCACAAAATTGCTGATTTCTATTGCTCATCCTGATTTCAGAGAAAGCCTTACTGCACAGGCTGAAAAACTCGGGTTTATTTAA
- a CDS encoding sodium:solute symporter: protein MASAQQVTGGWILIALYAIAILFFVIRGALRTKNISDYAVGNFNFSPWFVGLSLAAAMTSAATFVINPGLIAAYGISGVLSFGVFFPLASLVSLVLLTKSFRRYGSTVKALTLANWIGSRYNSKGYALFIGFLSVLLLTFIVLILVAITKVLSKSLNVNEIYVLLGVVIFVFGYMMFGGANSMVYTNTIQAMVMVIVAVVLISSGYPYLKDGLFSFFDKLAAINPVLVSSTNESSPLFRDFFEIILAQMIVGAAVVCQPHIITKSLLLKKESDVNRYLVAAVIIQVLFYSVIVTGLYARLTFPELTANGKSLNVDGIIPAYVVQVFSQGWIAIVIGLIVILGLLSAGLSTIEGLIQSLSTTITSDIIKPLFGKHIDNDQKFILINRLVIVGMAVASFAAARSQILHPNLSVAIFAQNGVYSFFSIAFVPIAFGIFLKDTSRNTALTGSITALVVYFMVYYVFPWMVNTQSMSFGFFDRYFSGKVQNPAIAAASAITLSVIAGLLVYLLTKSKTTASAKN from the coding sequence ATGGCATCAGCACAACAAGTAACCGGAGGATGGATTTTAATCGCACTTTATGCGATAGCTATCCTGTTTTTTGTAATTCGTGGAGCGCTGCGCACCAAAAATATCAGTGACTACGCTGTTGGAAATTTTAATTTTTCGCCCTGGTTTGTAGGGCTTTCACTTGCTGCAGCTATGACAAGTGCTGCTACATTTGTTATTAATCCCGGGTTAATTGCCGCATATGGTATCAGCGGAGTATTATCATTTGGGGTGTTTTTTCCTTTGGCATCACTGGTATCACTGGTATTGCTTACCAAAAGCTTTCGCAGATATGGCAGTACGGTTAAGGCACTTACCCTGGCTAACTGGATTGGCTCCAGATACAACAGTAAGGGATACGCCCTGTTTATTGGCTTTCTCTCTGTTTTGCTACTTACTTTTATTGTTCTGATTCTTGTCGCAATTACTAAAGTATTAAGCAAATCACTAAACGTTAATGAGATATACGTTTTACTGGGAGTTGTCATCTTTGTATTTGGATATATGATGTTTGGAGGTGCCAATTCCATGGTTTACACCAATACTATCCAGGCAATGGTCATGGTAATTGTTGCGGTTGTGCTTATATCATCAGGCTATCCCTATCTGAAAGACGGACTGTTTTCATTCTTCGATAAACTTGCTGCTATCAATCCGGTGCTTGTCAGTTCAACCAATGAAAGCAGCCCCTTGTTTCGCGATTTCTTCGAAATTATTTTAGCCCAGATGATTGTGGGAGCTGCTGTTGTTTGTCAGCCTCACATCATTACAAAATCACTGTTGCTCAAAAAAGAAAGTGATGTAAACAGATACCTGGTTGCGGCTGTTATTATTCAAGTCCTGTTTTATTCGGTAATCGTTACAGGGCTGTATGCGCGTTTAACTTTTCCTGAATTAACTGCAAATGGCAAATCTCTGAATGTTGACGGCATTATACCGGCTTATGTTGTTCAGGTTTTCTCACAAGGCTGGATAGCCATCGTAATTGGTCTTATTGTAATACTGGGATTACTGAGTGCCGGACTGTCGACCATTGAAGGTCTTATTCAAAGTTTAAGTACCACTATAACTTCAGATATTATTAAACCATTATTTGGAAAACATATTGATAATGATCAAAAGTTTATTTTGATAAATCGATTGGTGATAGTGGGAATGGCTGTTGCATCATTTGCAGCTGCCCGATCCCAGATTTTACATCCCAATCTGAGTGTTGCTATTTTTGCACAGAACGGTGTTTATTCTTTCTTCTCCATTGCCTTTGTACCGATTGCTTTTGGGATATTTTTAAAAGATACTTCCAGAAACACGGCATTAACCGGCTCAATTACTGCATTGGTGGTTTATTTTATGGTGTACTATGTCTTCCCCTGGATGGTTAACACCCAAAGCATGAGCTTTGGCTTCTTCGACAGGTATTTTTCCGGTAAAGTCCAAAATCCAGCTATAGCAGCAGCCAGCGCTATAACTTTGTCTGTTATAGCAGGCCTTTTGGTGTATTTATTAACGAAAAGCAAAACTACAGCTTCTGCTAAAAACTAA
- the fabG gene encoding 3-oxoacyl-ACP reductase FabG codes for MKRLENKIAVITGGADGLGRAAALKFTDEGARVIIWDMNEEKGTQTVNEIKANGGEAFFAKVNTASFAEVDAATQQAIAQFGRIDILINNAGITRDASIKKMTPELWQQVIDVNLTGVFNCAKCISAHMVENGFGRIVNTSSVVALYGNFGQTNYVATKAGVIGITKTLARELGRKGITVNAVAPGFIATEMVKKMPENVLKSMEEKVPLGRLGAPEEIASAYLFLASDEAAYINGATISVDGGITI; via the coding sequence ATGAAAAGACTTGAAAATAAAATTGCAGTTATTACCGGAGGAGCCGATGGACTTGGACGTGCCGCCGCACTTAAATTTACGGATGAAGGTGCCAGGGTAATTATCTGGGATATGAACGAAGAAAAAGGAACGCAAACAGTAAACGAAATAAAAGCAAACGGTGGAGAAGCATTCTTTGCCAAAGTGAATACGGCCTCGTTTGCTGAGGTTGATGCTGCAACACAGCAAGCCATTGCTCAATTTGGCAGAATTGATATTCTTATCAACAACGCCGGTATCACCCGTGATGCTTCAATCAAAAAGATGACTCCCGAATTATGGCAACAGGTAATAGATGTTAATCTGACCGGCGTTTTTAATTGTGCCAAATGCATCAGTGCCCACATGGTTGAAAATGGGTTTGGGCGAATTGTAAATACATCCTCGGTAGTTGCCCTTTATGGAAATTTCGGACAAACGAATTATGTGGCAACCAAAGCAGGTGTAATTGGTATTACCAAAACTCTGGCTCGCGAACTCGGTCGTAAAGGCATAACAGTAAATGCGGTGGCACCCGGGTTTATTGCAACTGAAATGGTGAAGAAAATGCCTGAAAACGTGCTGAAATCCATGGAAGAGAAAGTTCCTCTTGGCAGACTTGGCGCTCCCGAAGAAATTGCATCTGCTTATTTGTTTTTAGCAAGCGATGAAGCGGCATATATCAATGGCGCAACTATCAGCGTTGATGGAGGAATTACAATTTAG